A region from the Candidatus Neomarinimicrobiota bacterium genome encodes:
- a CDS encoding HlyC/CorC family transporter — MQIELIFILVGILFSAYFSSAELSFMAANPVKIRIWADSGKKNAKRTMHYLKNREDILTMILVGNNLANILATSYATLYFLTLELFSEIQIVLIVSLMILIFGELIPKAIVREIPNQAVIFFALTIRWIRILLFPVTWPVQKIIQGILFLAKSHPEEIRAVITRDEFGRSISLSHKSGIIDEREKEYINNVIDFSHRTAGEIQTPRPDVVGLPVTADIEEARPLFIQSGFSKLLIWSDTIDEIIGFIVIHDLLQNPKTIKEIVRPIKVYPESKPVFELLREFQENNISIAAVVNEYGSTSGIVTMEDLVEEIFGEFEDEYDENHNTIKMLSNGDLIMGGRASVEELNKSYNLGIPDGDYETIAGYILENTDHFPVKNEKMIIGRLEFTILRASAKSIDYLKIHTLT; from the coding sequence ATGCAGATTGAACTTATTTTCATACTGGTTGGAATCCTTTTTTCTGCTTATTTCAGTTCGGCCGAGCTTTCCTTTATGGCTGCCAATCCGGTTAAAATCCGGATTTGGGCCGACAGCGGGAAGAAAAACGCCAAACGGACGATGCATTATCTGAAAAACCGTGAAGATATTTTAACCATGATTTTAGTGGGGAATAATCTTGCCAACATCCTTGCTACATCCTATGCAACTCTCTATTTTCTTACACTTGAACTTTTCTCTGAAATTCAGATTGTATTGATCGTTTCCCTCATGATTCTGATTTTCGGGGAACTGATTCCAAAAGCCATTGTCCGGGAAATTCCGAATCAGGCGGTGATCTTTTTTGCTTTGACGATCCGGTGGATCCGGATTCTGCTGTTCCCCGTGACATGGCCCGTGCAGAAAATCATTCAAGGTATTCTTTTCCTGGCTAAAAGCCATCCGGAAGAAATCAGAGCTGTGATTACCCGGGATGAATTCGGCAGAAGTATCTCCCTGAGTCACAAATCCGGTATAATTGATGAACGGGAAAAGGAATATATCAATAATGTTATTGATTTTTCTCACAGGACTGCCGGGGAAATACAAACACCCCGGCCGGATGTAGTCGGACTCCCGGTAACCGCTGATATCGAAGAAGCAAGGCCCCTTTTTATCCAGTCTGGTTTTTCAAAATTGCTCATCTGGTCCGATACCATCGATGAAATCATCGGTTTCATTGTTATTCATGACCTGCTTCAAAACCCCAAAACAATCAAGGAAATTGTCCGTCCCATCAAGGTCTATCCCGAATCCAAACCGGTCTTTGAATTGCTCAGGGAATTTCAGGAAAACAATATAAGCATCGCCGCCGTTGTGAATGAATATGGCAGCACCTCCGGAATTGTGACCATGGAAGATCTGGTGGAGGAAATTTTTGGTGAATTTGAGGATGAATACGATGAAAACCACAATACTATAAAAATGCTTTCCAATGGTGATCTCATTATGGGTGGACGGGCAAGTGTTGAAGAATTGAATAAATCATATAATCTGGGAATTCCCGACGGGGATTATGAAACCATTGCCGGTTATATTCTTGAAAATACCGACCATTTCCCCGTTAAAAATGAAAAAATGATTATCGGCAGACTGGAATTCACAATCCTCAGGGCATCGGCAAAAAGTATCGATTACCTGAAAATACATACCTTAACATGA
- a CDS encoding phosphatase PAP2 family protein, with the protein MKKFISNLLICLLCFHVISLKGEVSNKEYLFEVIPGAAEPSFVFPVLAGGAILSLAMNPLEKSLRDHLYTEPFLPESVSHFCDRYITDFWFLPVSAAGALAEGMKHDHYYKPLRHMVAAHAINLGFTYALKWSIGRIRPDGTPLSFPSGHSSIAFTTATLMYNWHGTTVGAPMYAFAALTALSRVNDKRHWPVDVLFGAVLGTVTARALYLSEEEKNDKADVVPLMLPIVEFRFSTARWSRK; encoded by the coding sequence ATGAAAAAGTTTATTTCAAATCTCCTGATATGTTTATTGTGCTTTCATGTCATTTCCCTTAAAGGAGAAGTAAGCAACAAAGAATATCTTTTTGAAGTCATTCCGGGAGCTGCTGAACCTTCATTTGTCTTTCCGGTTCTGGCAGGCGGGGCGATTCTTTCATTGGCGATGAACCCTCTCGAAAAATCTTTAAGGGACCACTTATATACCGAACCCTTTCTGCCTGAAAGTGTTTCTCATTTTTGTGACCGGTATATTACGGATTTCTGGTTTCTTCCGGTTTCAGCAGCAGGAGCGCTGGCTGAAGGGATGAAACATGACCATTATTACAAACCTCTCCGTCACATGGTTGCTGCACATGCCATAAATCTGGGATTTACTTATGCTCTGAAATGGAGTATTGGACGGATTCGGCCTGACGGGACCCCCCTATCTTTTCCTTCCGGTCACTCGTCCATAGCTTTTACCACAGCTACACTGATGTACAACTGGCACGGCACCACAGTCGGGGCCCCCATGTATGCTTTCGCTGCGTTGACTGCCTTGTCCCGGGTTAATGACAAACGCCACTGGCCTGTGGACGTCCTGTTTGGTGCCGTTCTGGGAACAGTAACTGCACGGGCTCTATACCTTTCCGAAGAAGAGAAGAATGATAAAGCAGATGTAGTACCTCTGATGCTACCGATTGTAGAGTTCCGTTTTTCCACTGCCCGGTGGAGTCGCAAATGA